The uncultured Sphaerochaeta sp. genome includes the window CAGGTATGCAGCAACCGTACTGGTTTTCTGCTTGCATGCATCGGTATCGAGGTCCAGTTCATCTACTAGTTGCTGGAATGGGGTATCTGCCATAACTAGGAAGGTGCCCGGGTTTTTCTCCCTCTCCACGATACGGTCAGGATACCTCCGTTCATGCTCATCATAGAGCTCTCCAAACAGTTGCTCGGCTACATCCTCCATGGTGACCACACCGCTGAACCCACCATACTCATCCAGAACGATTGCTTGCTGGAGCTTGGCTTTCTTGAAGCGGAAAAAGACATCATCAAGATGCATTTGTTCTGGGACAAAAATTGGTTCTCGGATAATGGAAGAGATCGGGCGTCCCATCTGTTTTTTCAGCTGCGTGCGAAGAATGTCACGAACCAGTACAATACCGATGATATTCTCCGGGCTTCCATGAAAAACAGGGATACGACTGAATCCCGCTTTTACAATGGAAGGGAATGCATCACGAATGGTGAGCTCGTCACTGATGCAAAATACATTGGTCCTATGGGTCATGATGGTTCTTACTTGGGTTTCACTGAAATGGATTGCCCGTTGCATGAGATCCGATTCATAGCGATCCACCAGACCGACATCCTCAGCTGCGTCGACCATATGCATCACCCCTTCAGTGGTGATGGTCGGTTCAGCGTGGGAGGCAAAGACCCTGGTGATAATCGCAGAGAAATGCCTAAGCAACCAGACCACAGGAAACAGTACTATTTCGAGGAAACGCAATGGATATGCCATGAAAACAGCAATTTTCATGTTATGGGTGAGCGCTAATTGTTTTGGTGTGATCTCGCCAAAAATGAGGATAACCAGGGTAAGTAAACCGGTAGCATACCCAACTGGCTGACTGGAAAAGAACTCGATGGAGAACGTGGTGACCAGGGATGATACCGTGATATTCACTACATTGTTTCCCACCAGAACGGTCGTGATGAGCTCTTCAGGCTTTTGGCTAAGTTTATACACCAATTTAGCCGCACGTTTCTTGCGGTTATCCAGAATTTTGAGTTGCACAAAAGAGAGTGAGGTAAATGCCGTCTCTGTGGCAGAAAAGACTCCAGAGAGGATCAACAGGATGATGATGGCGGTTAGTTGTACGTGCATGTACACCTCCCAGCCACTGACAAACAAAACGGGTGTTCAATTGAGCACCCCATACTAGGTAACGGGTCTTCCATAATGAAATCAGTATAGCAACAGTTTCACCCACCAGACAAGTGGAATAGACCAGGAGGGAAGGAAAAAGGTTTTCCGAGCCAAATGCCTTGGTTTATAGGGTGTAGACCATCTCGCTCTGGGTAAGGAGAAGGGAGAATCCCATGTGAGTCAATAGACCATTGATGTCCACACAATCACTGGATATATTCAGGATTCCCAGTGTTGGCGTTTCTGTACAGTTTTTTGCTGCAATGATGGCTCTTTTGGCGAATCCTTGCCTTCGGTATTGTGGTTTAATATAGATTTGGGCTATTGAACCTTTAGTGGGATTGAAGCAAATAACCCCGTGTTTGACAGAGTCCTGCACAATGTCATAGGCGGTAAATCCCCCACGACTAATACATGCATCGCTGTTCTGCCAGCTGGGGATACAGTCTCCAGAAGGGATATTGATGCGCTCCTGTTTCTGCAACTGGACAGAGGATGTGTCTTCCAGCATTTCTTTCTTGATTTGGTAGCAAAGTAGGCTTCTTGTGATGGTAAACCCGTGACTCAGATACAATTTCTTTGCTCGTTCATTTGTGTCGATAACCTCCAGGAAGAAGGAGGTGAAACCACGTTGCTTGATATGTGCAAGCGTGGCATCGATCAATTGGTGGGCATATCCATTCCCCTGATAGGAAGGAATGATACCCGTTCCAGCATCATATGCATAGGTTCCCCTGATTGCGACCAGGATAAACCCCACCAGTGTGCTCCCATCAAAAAGACCGATGGAGTCTTCAGGGGAGTATCCCAGGGCATGAAGATGTGCTTTCAGTTGTGCCTCGTTCATATGGATGGGAACCTCATAGTTGCTGAAGGCCTCATTCAGGACTTGGGCAAGTGTCTCAATAGATATGTGGGTGAGAGGGGATGTTACCACCAGCGTTTCCTCCAGAAATAGTATGCCATCGCGAAGACCACCAGCATACAACACACCAACATTCCATAGAACCCCCACCTATAGGTTGCAAGGGGCATGTATGAGAAATTCATCCCATAGAGACCGGTCAGAAAGGTCAAGGGGATGAATATGGTGCTGATAATTGTCAGTACTTTCATGATTGAGTTCATTTTGGTATCGAGGCTGGAGAGATAGACTTCCATGATACTGCTGACTGTTTCCCTGAGCATCTCACACTCTTCAGCAAGCCAGAGAGCATGGTCTTGGATGTCGGTGAGCAGTATCTTGGTATTCTTATCCAGAAAGGGGTGTTCCACTCTGATCATGGTGGCGAGGATATCTTTCAGGGGGCTGGTCATCCTCCTCAGCGAGAGAATCTTCGCCTTATGCCTGTGGATGGTAGGTGCATCTGTGGAACTCGGCGAAGTAATCACAAGCTGTTCCAGCTCATCGGTCTCATTCTCCAGTTCATCAGCTCTCACCAGGTATTGGTCAACAACCCGGTCGATGAGTGTGTGGAAGAGCAAACTACTGTCTCCTCCCTGCAATTTGGTCTGGGGATCTTCCAACTGACGTATGGCAGGGAGGAATACCTCACTTGCATACTCAGTGATGGAAAGCACCCAATGCTTTCCTAGGAACAGTGAGAGCTGCTGGTCTTCGGTGGTTTCCGTTGGAAGAATTCTCAGCGTGATGGCCAGATACTGCTCATAGCTGTCGAGTTTCAGGCGTTGATCGGTGGAGAATACATCCTCAAGGCTGAGGGTGGAAAGGGAAAAAGCCTTTGCAACCTCGACGATAGACATGATATTGGACAGTCCACTGATTTGCACCCAGCAACGTTGGTTCTCTTTCGGTAGTACAAACCCTTCTACCACCTCATATGACCCTGCTGAGTAGAGGTGAGTACGAATTCTGGTCGCCTCGGGTTGTCCATCTCCCACAAAGACAAGGGATCCAGCAGCCAGTCCTTCCTTTTTCTTATGGAGGGGCTGGCGAGTTTGGTGCGTGTGATGAGGTTTCATTGTGTTCTCCTAGAGTGCGGTGAATCCAAGAACCAGTAAGAGTTGGGCGAGGATATAACTTCCCATTATACTGGTATCATTTACGTGTTTCATTGCAAGACTGTCCAATCCGATCATGGTATCGCTTATTATGAACAGCAATATTCCCATGATGCAGAGTAATGAGGCAAGGCCGGTCAACAGGGAAGCAAGCATGAAAAGCAGTACAGTATATGCGAGGTATTTGACTGAACCCTTCTGCTTACCGATCAGGCGATACAACATGCTATAGGGAATCATAAGGCCTGCAAAGGCAATGGCTGTAAGAATCCAGTCCACTCCCAACGATAGGATATGGATGCCGTAGAAGATGTGGCATACTGCAAAACTAGCCATACCCCAGAGAAACAGGGTACCTTGATTCCCCTTGGTCAACAAGGCATCCCCGATGGTGGCAAAGAGAAGCGCAGCAAGAAGCAGTGGATAGTTCCCCTGTTGCATGAGAAATAGCATCAGGGTTGGCATCAACAAAACTTTTGTCAAATTTCCAAGAAATTGGTATCCTTCCGAGCGGAAGCTGAGGTGAGCAAAAGAGATGCCAAGATAAACCAAGAGGATGGTGTTCATATTCATAGGGTAGTGCACTGACCTGTTATCCTGCAAGGTAAATAACTCTGCAAATACTGTAAAGACTAATCGATAATTAAATATTTGTTGACAGGGTGGTTTTTAGGGTATATAAAATCATCAGACAATCAGTCAAACTGACAAAAAAAAGGAGTATGGGAAATGAAAAGAAAAATTTTCGTTGTAATTCTACTAGTGGTGAGTCTTTCTTTTATCTCAGCACAGGGAAACAAAGAAGACAGTGGTGTTATTGAATTCAAAGTAGTTGGAAATAACTCTTCTGCACTGGTAACTGAGGCTGCTAAAATGATGGCAGCTGAAATTGAATCCAAATCCAATGGTGAACTGAAGCCAGTTTTGTATCTTGAAGGACAATTGGGTGACAATGATGAGGATTTAAACACAGGGCTCTCTGAAGGAAACTATGAGATGCTTGTGAATGCTGAAATGCTTTTTAACTGGGCTGTTCCTGAGTGGATGGAGTTGTTCAATATGGCATTTATTTTTGACAGCCAGCAACATCTTCAAAATTTCTGGAATAGTGAAGTGGGTGCAGAGTTGGCACAAACTCTTCTAGACAAATATAATGTCTATGCGTATTTGAATACGATTGCCCTGAGGGGACCTCGCTATCTTACAGCTAATGTTCCAGTAAAGAGTGTTGCGGATATGGCAGGTATCAAATTAAGAACTCCTAATAATGCTGGAGTAATTGCATCTTGGAAGGCTACAGGTGCAAATGTTACTCCGGTTGCTTGGGGTGAACTGTATGGAGCATTGCAGAATGGTATCGTAAATGCACAGGAGAATCCTCTTGCAAATATTGATCAGGCAGGCATGTATCAAGTTCAGGATTATTTGATGCAGACCGAGCATCAGTACACTAATTATTTCATCTATATGGCAAATGATTGGTGGTCCGATCTAACTGACGCACACAAGGCTATTATTTCAGAAGCTATTGATAATGCGTTTACATGGCATAATGAGCAAGTCAATGCTGAAGATATGGAATTCTTAAAGAAATTCCAAGAGAAAGGAATGACCCTGATTACAAAAGACCAAATTGATATTGAGTCATTTAAAAAGGCCATTACACCTGTATTGTTGGAAGAGAACAAGGATAAATATCCAGCTGGTGCTTATGAGAAAATCTCTAGCTTGAGATAAGTGTCTCATGCTGAAGGGAAGGGGAATGTATGTTTAAAAAATTAACATCAATTGTGAGCCGTATTGCAGAAATACTTGAAACAGTTGTCAAATTTGCCGCAATGGCCGTTTTGGTTGTACTTCTTTGTGTGATTTTCTTTCAGGTTGTGAGAAGGATGATCACAGGGAATTCCTTTACCGAAATTGAAGAATTTTCAATTGTGATGGCAGCTTGGTTGGGGTTCTTGACTCTTTCTTTCGCTGCTAGGAAAAGAGTACATGTACGGATTGATGTCTTTGCAAATAAATTCCCCTTACCCTTTCAACATGTATTGTCAATGTTTATTACTGCATTAACGCTGTATGCCTCATCAAGCTTGGTTGTGTATGGATGGCAACTAACAATGAAGAAGGCCCATGTACCTCTTGCAATTCTTCCTATGAACGCAGGTTGGTGGTATTTAGCATTTCCTGTAGGAATGGCACTCACAAGTTTTTTCTTGCTTGATGCTTTGTTGCAAGAGATATCAAGAATATTGGGAATAACGAGAAAAGATGAAATGGAGGCTAACTAATGTGGGTAATAATTAGCTTTTTGATAATGATTTTGCTAGGAGTCCCTGTAGGGTATTCCATGGTGTTGGTAGCCTTCTTCTTTGTTAAGTTTACCGGTGTGGTGAATATGTCATTTATCCCTACTGCGATGGTGAGTGGTATTTCTTCCTATACTATGCTTGCTATTCCATTTTTTATGCTTGTTGGGGAATTGATGAATAGCAGTGGGATTACGAAAAGGATTTTTAAATTTGCTGATGCAGGAGTCGGCCATATCACTGGAGGACTCGGGCATGTGAATGTACTTTCCAGTATGATTTTTGCAGGCATGTCTGGTGCCGCAGTGGCAGATGTAGCTGGTCTTGGTGCAATAGAAATAAAAGCAATGAAAGATCAGAACTATGATGCAGATTTTGCTGTCGGAGTAACGGCTGCGTCATCGATTATTGGACCAATCATCCCGCCTAGTAGTCCGATGGTTCTATTTGGTATTGCTGCTGGAATTTCGATCGGCGGATTATTTATGGGAGGAATTACCGTAGGCATTATCATGGGGCTCTTTATGATGACTACTGTGTATATCATTGCGAAGAAACGAAATTATCCTCGCCATGAAAGGTACCCGTTTAAAACAAGAGTGCAGGCCTTTTGGTCAGCTTTGCCGGCATTGCTCGCACCAGTTCTGCTGATTGGCGGCATATTTTCTGGATATTTTACACCTACAGAAGCCGCTACAGTTGCTGCCTTCTACTCTTTGTTCGTAGGAGTGTTTCTCTACAAGGATTTTTCTTTTAGGGATCTTCCTAAGGTACTTGCTGTGGCTGTAGAGAACCTTGGTATGGTAATGTTGTTGATGGCTTCAGGTAAACTGTTTGCCTGGGTGCTAGGGATGGAGAAAATTGCAGAATTGGCAGCGAGTTTCATATTTGCTCTCACTGATAGCAAGGTGATTATCCTTCTTCTGATAAATCTTGTCTTACTTTTCATGGGAACGTTCATGGAAACAAACGCGAGTATTTTTATTCTAACTCCAATAATGCTTCCAATAATACATTCTATAGGGATGCATCCGATTCAATTTGGTGTTATTTTTATATTTGCCTTAATGATTGGTTTGTTGACACCACCAATGGCAATGTGTTTGTTTCTCACTTCAAAAATTGGGGGAATTACCTTTAACCAAGCATTTAAGGCCGTTAAACCCTACTACATTGGGCTGATTGTGGTGTTGATTCTAATCAATATGTTTCCTTCAATCACATTAGCAGTTCCAAAGTTGCTTTTAGGGAGTTCATTCTAGAGTGGGAGTAACCTGATGAAACAAGTAAAGAAACAATCTGTCGTTGACATTGCTTCAGAACAAATTATTGAATATCTAAAGAGTGATGAAATTAATCTCGGAGATAAGCTTCCTGTTGAGTATGAAATGTGTAATTTGCTTAATATCAGTAGGGCTACACTGCGCGAAGTTTATAGAAAGCTCCAATCCCAAGGATATCTGGAGATTAAAAATGGAAAGGGTGCTTTTGTAAAAAATAAGCAGCAGGATATTCTCCAAAGGGCTACAAACTGGTTTAGGGAACATGATGCACAATTACAAAGCTATCTAGAGGTGCGTTTGTATCTTGACCCGCTTGCTGGTAAGCTAGCTGCTCAGAACCGCAATGAAAAAGATATCACACATTTAAAAACAATCCAGCAAGAGTTTGAGAAGTCAATTGCAGAAAGAGATAATATTAAGATGGCTAGTCTAGATGCGGAATTGCATAAAGCTATTGTCCAGATCAGTAAGAATGATTTATTGATTGCATTAGTCCAAATTGTCAACTATTACTTTGAACAACTGCGTCAGACAAGTTTCATGGTCGAAAGTCATGCAATGCATGCAATACAGCCACATCGTAATATTATTGATGCAATAGAAACAGGTGATTTTGTACTTGCTGAGAGGGAAAGTATCAATCACATGAAAATTGCGTTGCGCGATCTTTGTGGGGTAGAAAACCCCTAAATTCGAATATAACAAAGGACACAATATTAATGACTAGTCTCAAAGAAAAATGCAATAGCATTCGAAAAGATGTGCTATATATGCTTAATAAAGCTGGAAGTGGTCATGCAGGAGGCTCTCTCTCTGCAATTGAAATTCTAGTAGGTTTATATTATTCAAAGATGAATTTTAATCCACTTGATGTGGATAATCCAAATCGCGATAGATTTGTCTTAAGCAAAGGCCATGCTGCTCCTGTTCTCTACGCAATTCTTGCAGATCTTGGTGTTATTGATTCCTCCGAATTGCTCACATTAAGGAAATTACATAGTAATCTGCAGGGACATCCTGATAGTAAAAAAGTACGGGGTGTAGAAGCATCTACAGGGTCTCTAGGGCAAGGTTGTTCCATAGCTGTTGGTATGGCAATGGCAGCAAAAGCACAGTATAGCGATGCACATATCTATACCTTGCTTGGAGATGGAGAATTGCAGGAAGGTCTTGTATGGGAAGCCTGCATGGCTGCTTCAGCATATAAATTGGATAATTTCACGATGATAGTTGATTACAATGGAATTCAGTTGGATGGATTCTGTGATGACATTTTACCTATGGGTGATTTGAATGCGAAATTTTCTGCTTTCGGGTTTCATGTAATCGATCTTCTAGATGGTAATGATATAAATGCAGTAATCACTGGACTTTTTCAAGCAAGTGTACCGGGAAAGCCAACTTGTATAATTGCTCATACCATCAAGGGAAAAGGAATTTCCTTTATAGAGAATCAGGTTGGATGGCATGGAAGAGTGCCTACTGATGAGGAACTGTCTTCAGCAATGAAAGAATTACAGGATACAGCACATGTTTAAGACAAAGAAAATGATCAGGAGTGCTTACGGAGAAGCTCTTGCTGAACTGGGAGCAGTGAAAAAGGATGTTGTTGTTTTAGATGCAGATTTGTCGCATGCAACAATGACTAATAAGTTTGCCGAGAAATATCCAGAAAGGTTCTTTAATATTGGGATTGCTGAAGCAAACCTCATGTGTATTTCTGCTGGTATGTCTACTATGGGATTCATCCCCTTTTGCAGTACCTTTGCTCTATTTGGTGCAGGAAGGGCTTACGAACAAATTCGTAACAGTATTGCCTATCCGAATTTCAATGTGAAGGTATGTTGTACCCATGCAGGGGTCACGGTAGGAGAAGATGGAGGGAGCCATCAGAGTGTCGAGGATATCGCCTTGATGCGTGTGATACCAGGGATGACCATTGTGGTTCCCTGTGATGCAAATGAAGCAAGGGAAGCAGTCTTTGCAATCGCTGAGTATAACGGCCCTGCCTATTTGCGATTGGCAAGATCGCCAAGTCCTGTCCTTGCAGAGAAGCACCCATTCAAGCTTGGGAAAGCAAATGTGCTACGTGAGGGAGAAGATTTAGTAATCTTCGCTTGTGGGATTATGGTTGATACTGCATTGATGTGTGCCGATGAACTAAGCTCAGAACATTTTGTATCTGTAGCAGTCGTCAATGTGCATACAATCAAACCGATTGATGAGCAATGCATTCTTGCGTATGCCCATACGTGCAAAACTGTTGTGACATTAGAAGAACATAGTGTAATCGGCGGTTTGGGTGATGCAGTTGCTGAAGTATTGATTGGAACTGGTCCGCTTAGATTTAAAAAAATTGGCATTCAGGACAGGTTTGGACAATCAGGAACACCAGAAGAATTGCTTGAGGAGTATGGATTGAGTTATTCAAAGATCCTTGCACAGATTAAAGATTTACTCTTTTCTCAGGTTTGAAACGGGTTCCCGCATTTTTTATCGATCTGTATGTGAAAAAACGATTATTCTACCGACTATTTTGCCATCATTGTAGAATTCTGTTATAATGCACAGTCATGGCGAAGACAACATATGATGAATCGAAAATCCTTACGCTCAGCGCGTTGGAACATATTCGAAAACGTCCCGGTATGTATATCGGGCGGTTGGGAAACGGTACCCATGTCGATGATGGTATCTACATCCTTCTCAAGGAGGTGGTGGATAACAGTATCGACGAGTTCATCATGGGCTATGGTAGCCGCATCGTCATCCGCCTGAAAGAGAGCGAGGTGTCGGTGAGAGACTTCGGTCGCGGTATTCCCCTTGGGAAAGTGGTTGACTGTGTCTCAATCATCAATACCGGTGCAAAGTATAGTGATGATGTCTTCCAGTTCTCTGTTGGCCTTAATGGTGTTGGTACCAAGGCAGTGAATGCTCTCTCCTCGCATTTTCGGGTTACCAGCTATCGAGAAGGAAAATACAGCACGGCTATCTTCGAGAAAGGTGTTCTGGTCAGTGAAAAGAGTGGTAAGTCAGAGGAAGCCGATGGTACTGAAGTACTCTTCACCCCTGACCCGGAACTGTTTGGTGAGTACTCCTATAATGAGGATTTTGTCATCTCCAGGATCTGGAGCTATGCCTATCTGAATACAGGACTCACAATCAATTACAATAATCGTGCCTATAAATCATCCAATGGCCTGTATGACCTTCTCGATAAAGAGGTGGGCACGGAAAATCTCTATTCGATCATCCACTACCAGAGCAAACAGCTTGAGTTTGCCTTGACCCATGTAACTGGCTCCTACGGGGAGAACTACTTCTCCTATGTGAATGGCCAGCATACCACCGATGGGGGAACCCATCAGAGTGCCTTCAAGGAAGGTATTCTTAAGGGTATAAACGAGTACTTCAAGAAGAACTGGGCACCACAGGATGTGAGGGAAGGGGTGGTTGGAGCCATTGCTGTCAAGATCAAGGAACCGGTATTTGAATCCCAGACGAAAAACAAACTCAGCAATACCGAAATCAGGACCTGGATTGTCAATGAAGTAAAGGACGCCATTGTCGACTTCCTGTTGAAAAACACCACAGAAGCGGAGAAAATCAACCAGAAGATCCTCAACAACGAGAAACTTCGCAAAGAGCTCAATGAGGTAAAGAAGGGTGCAAGGGAGTCTGCCAAGAAGGTCAGCCTGAATATTCCCAAACTCAAGGACTGCAAGTACCACCTGGGGCAGAGCAGCGCACATCAGGAGGAGTGTGAAAGCTCCATGATCTTCCTCACCGAGGGAGATAGTGCCAGCGGAACGATTACCAAGACACGTGATGTCATGACACAGGCGGTATTCAGCCTCAGGGGAAAGATAGTCAACGTATTCGGGAAGAAGAAAACGGAAATATACAAGAACGCAGAACTTTATAATATGATGGTGGCGCTTGGTATAGAGAACGGAGTGGAAGGGCTACGGTACGGAAAAGTTATCATTGCGACCGATGCTGATACTGATGGCTTCCATATCCGTAACCTGTTGATGACCTATTTCCTGACCTATTTTGAGGATCTGGTGCTCTCCGGTCGTCTCTATATCCTGGAGACTCCCTTGTTCCGTGTACGAAACAAGACCCAGACGGTATACTGTTACAGCGAGAAGGAACGGAACCACGCCACAAGCCAGATAAGAAATGCTGAGGTGACCCGGTTCAAAGGGCTTGGTGAGATAGACCCGAAGGAGTTCGGACAATTTATCGGGGAGGATATGCGTCTGCTTCCTGTCTCCATTGCTGGTATGAATGAGATGCATAAAACCATGGAGTTCTATATGGGCAGCAATACGCCTGAACGACGCGAATTCATTATGGAGAATCTGATCTGATGACCCAGGCACACGCAATTTTCAAAGAGAACTTCCTGGAATACGCAAGTTATGTCATCAAGGAGAGGGCAATCCCCGATCTTGTGGATGGATTCAAGCCTGTTCAAAGGAGAATCATCCATACGCTCTTTGAGATGGATGACGGCAAATTCCACAAGGTTGCAAACGTAGTAGGGTGGGCGATGCGCTATCACCCGCATGGGGATTCTTCCATCTACGAAGCCTTGGTAAACCTTGCCAACTGTGACTTGTTTATTGAGCGCCAGGGTAACTACGGAAATATCTTGACCGGGGACAGGGCTGCTGCGGCACGATACATCGAATGCCGTCTTCTCCCGTTTGCCAAGAAGGTGTTGTATAATCCTGAGCTTACCGAGTTTGTGGAATCCTATGATGGAAGGAACAAGGAACCTGTAGCATTCCCAGCCAAGATTCCTGTAGTCCTCATACAAGGAGTTAGTGGTATTGCTGTAGGTATGAGTACCTATATTCTTCCTCATAACCCGATTGAGGTGTTTGACGGAATGGCTGCCTCATTGCGGGGAGAGTCATACGAACTCTACCCCGATTTCCCTGGAGGAGGCATCGTTGATGTTGATGACTATAACGATGGACGGGGTTCGGTATCCATCAGGGCAAAACTGAACACCAAGGATCCAAAACGAATAATCATTGAGGAACTCCCCTATGGGACCACCAGTGAGATGATGATTCGCTCGGTCGAAGATGCAGCCAAGAAGGGGAAGCTGAAGATCAGCTCCATTACTGACTATACCGCCGAGAAGGTGAACATCGAGATCAGCCTTGCCCGAAACACCTATTCAAAGGAAATTGTGGATGCCTTATATGCCTATACGGCATGTGAGACCAAGCTCTCCGTCAATCCACTTGTAATCAGGGATAATACCCCGACCATCATGGGGGTGCATGAGATACTGGATTTCCATGCGCATCACTTGGTTGATGTCCTGGAGGCAGAGTTGAAGCTGGAGAAGGGTCATCTGTTGGACAAGCTCCACTACAGGACCCTGGAAAGAATCTTCATTGAAGAGCGGATCTATAAGCGTATTGAACAGAAAAAGAGTGCTGAGGATGTGAACAAAGCGGTTGTCAGTGGATTCAAGCCATTTACTGAAGAACTGCTCCGCCCGCTTGATGGTGAGGATGTTGAACGTCTGCTCAAGATACCCATTCGACGCATCAGTTTGTTTGACATTGAGAAGAACCATCAGGAGATTGAGTCGATCAACGATCAGCTTGCAGATATTGAGAAGAAACTTGCGGATCTTACCGGCTATGCGCTCTCGTTCATATCAGAATTGAAGGAGCTTATGTCCGATGAGGAGCATAAGCGTAAAAGTACGATCAAGAAGTTTGATATGGTCGATGTGAAAGAGGTTGCTGAGCGCAATCTGCCACTTCGCTACGATGCTGCCGCTGGGTACCTTGGATATGATGTAAAGAAAGGAAATACCCTATTCGACGTCAGTCCCTTTGACCGCATCCTGGTAATTCGTAAGGATGGCAATTATCAGGTGATTGATGCACCTGAGAAGGAGTTTGTCGGGAAAGGAATGCTCTATTGTGGGCTCGCTGACAAGGACGAGCTTGCCAAGATTGTCTTTACGGTCATTTACCAGGAGAAAACCTACAAGTATCTCTTCATCAAGCGGTGCCAGATTACGAGCTACCAGCTGAAGAAGCTCTACCCTCTGGTACCGGAAGGGAATTTCAAGATAGTCAAGCTGTCCACCTTCGAAAATGCTGAGATGAACCTTACCTATAAGAAGAAACCAGGGCTCAGGATTCTGGAGGAG containing:
- a CDS encoding GNAT family N-acetyltransferase — translated: MVTSPLTHISIETLAQVLNEAFSNYEVPIHMNEAQLKAHLHALGYSPEDSIGLFDGSTLVGFILVAIRGTYAYDAGTGIIPSYQGNGYAHQLIDATLAHIKQRGFTSFFLEVIDTNERAKKLYLSHGFTITRSLLCYQIKKEMLEDTSSVQLQKQERINIPSGDCIPSWQNSDACISRGGFTAYDIVQDSVKHGVICFNPTKGSIAQIYIKPQYRRQGFAKRAIIAAKNCTETPTLGILNISSDCVDINGLLTHMGFSLLLTQSEMVYTL
- a CDS encoding TRAP transporter substrate-binding protein, whose product is MKRKIFVVILLVVSLSFISAQGNKEDSGVIEFKVVGNNSSALVTEAAKMMAAEIESKSNGELKPVLYLEGQLGDNDEDLNTGLSEGNYEMLVNAEMLFNWAVPEWMELFNMAFIFDSQQHLQNFWNSEVGAELAQTLLDKYNVYAYLNTIALRGPRYLTANVPVKSVADMAGIKLRTPNNAGVIASWKATGANVTPVAWGELYGALQNGIVNAQENPLANIDQAGMYQVQDYLMQTEHQYTNYFIYMANDWWSDLTDAHKAIISEAIDNAFTWHNEQVNAEDMEFLKKFQEKGMTLITKDQIDIESFKKAITPVLLEENKDKYPAGAYEKISSLR
- the corA gene encoding magnesium/cobalt transporter CorA, which gives rise to MKPHHTHQTRQPLHKKKEGLAAGSLVFVGDGQPEATRIRTHLYSAGSYEVVEGFVLPKENQRCWVQISGLSNIMSIVEVAKAFSLSTLSLEDVFSTDQRLKLDSYEQYLAITLRILPTETTEDQQLSLFLGKHWVLSITEYASEVFLPAIRQLEDPQTKLQGGDSSLLFHTLIDRVVDQYLVRADELENETDELEQLVITSPSSTDAPTIHRHKAKILSLRRMTSPLKDILATMIRVEHPFLDKNTKILLTDIQDHALWLAEECEMLRETVSSIMEVYLSSLDTKMNSIMKVLTIISTIFIPLTFLTGLYGMNFSYMPLATYRWGFYGMLVCCMLVVFAMAYYFWRKRWW
- a CDS encoding hemolysin family protein, with translation MHVQLTAIIILLILSGVFSATETAFTSLSFVQLKILDNRKKRAAKLVYKLSQKPEELITTVLVGNNVVNITVSSLVTTFSIEFFSSQPVGYATGLLTLVILIFGEITPKQLALTHNMKIAVFMAYPLRFLEIVLFPVVWLLRHFSAIITRVFASHAEPTITTEGVMHMVDAAEDVGLVDRYESDLMQRAIHFSETQVRTIMTHRTNVFCISDELTIRDAFPSIVKAGFSRIPVFHGSPENIIGIVLVRDILRTQLKKQMGRPISSIIREPIFVPEQMHLDDVFFRFKKAKLQQAIVLDEYGGFSGVVTMEDVAEQLFGELYDEHERRYPDRIVEREKNPGTFLVMADTPFQQLVDELDLDTDACKQKTSTVAAYLLDQIGNIPDEGDVVQSQLGTFRIISMKGNRMEAVEFSPTVDDGTL
- a CDS encoding lysoplasmalogenase family protein, with amino-acid sequence MNTILLVYLGISFAHLSFRSEGYQFLGNLTKVLLMPTLMLFLMQQGNYPLLLAALLFATIGDALLTKGNQGTLFLWGMASFAVCHIFYGIHILSLGVDWILTAIAFAGLMIPYSMLYRLIGKQKGSVKYLAYTVLLFMLASLLTGLASLLCIMGILLFIISDTMIGLDSLAMKHVNDTSIMGSYILAQLLLVLGFTAL
- a CDS encoding TRAP transporter small permease, which translates into the protein MFKKLTSIVSRIAEILETVVKFAAMAVLVVLLCVIFFQVVRRMITGNSFTEIEEFSIVMAAWLGFLTLSFAARKRVHVRIDVFANKFPLPFQHVLSMFITALTLYASSSLVVYGWQLTMKKAHVPLAILPMNAGWWYLAFPVGMALTSFFLLDALLQEISRILGITRKDEMEAN
- a CDS encoding FCD domain-containing protein, which encodes MKQVKKQSVVDIASEQIIEYLKSDEINLGDKLPVEYEMCNLLNISRATLREVYRKLQSQGYLEIKNGKGAFVKNKQQDILQRATNWFREHDAQLQSYLEVRLYLDPLAGKLAAQNRNEKDITHLKTIQQEFEKSIAERDNIKMASLDAELHKAIVQISKNDLLIALVQIVNYYFEQLRQTSFMVESHAMHAIQPHRNIIDAIETGDFVLAERESINHMKIALRDLCGVENP
- a CDS encoding TRAP transporter large permease: MWVIISFLIMILLGVPVGYSMVLVAFFFVKFTGVVNMSFIPTAMVSGISSYTMLAIPFFMLVGELMNSSGITKRIFKFADAGVGHITGGLGHVNVLSSMIFAGMSGAAVADVAGLGAIEIKAMKDQNYDADFAVGVTAASSIIGPIIPPSSPMVLFGIAAGISIGGLFMGGITVGIIMGLFMMTTVYIIAKKRNYPRHERYPFKTRVQAFWSALPALLAPVLLIGGIFSGYFTPTEAATVAAFYSLFVGVFLYKDFSFRDLPKVLAVAVENLGMVMLLMASGKLFAWVLGMEKIAELAASFIFALTDSKVIILLLINLVLLFMGTFMETNASIFILTPIMLPIIHSIGMHPIQFGVIFIFALMIGLLTPPMAMCLFLTSKIGGITFNQAFKAVKPYYIGLIVVLILINMFPSITLAVPKLLLGSSF